TCAAATATCGGCGATTTTAGGCAAGGTGATAGTTTGGAGGCAAATTTTGAGCTTTTAATGCCAAAAACAAACAAAATTTACAACGTATCGATAAAGCCGATCCTGATAACAGAGCTAGCTTATAAGGGTTGTATTCGCTATTGCTTACAAATACCACAAGATCAAAGTAGCGACATAGTGCACGAATTTACAACCGCACGTGTAGAAGAGACGCTAGAGGAGCTAAAAGCCCATATGGATCTATATAAATAAGGCAAAACATGAAAAGCATACAAGAAAATTTAAAGCTATTTTATCTAGGTATTAAAGATAAAGAGCCATTTTTTTATAAAAACAAGGATTTAACCACTCATGCAGCCATTATCGGTATGACGGGAAGCGGTAAAACAGGTCTTGGCATAACACTTCTTGAAGAGGCTTGTATAGATAATATTCCTTCGATCATAATCGACCCAAAAGGCGATATGACAAACCTTGCTTTGACATTTGAAAATTTAACAAGCGATGACTTTGTCCCATATATCGACGAAAATGAAGCCGTAAACAAGGGCATAAGTATAAGTGAATCAGCAAGTCTTCAAGCTGAGAGTTGGCGTAAAGGCATAGAAAGCAGTTTTCAAGAAATTTCACGCGTAAAAACACTCAAAGAAAGTGCCGATATAACGATATACACGCCAAAAAGTAGTGCCGGAGTCGGCATAGCTTTACTTAGTGATTTTCATGCGCCAAAGATGGATGACGAAGAGAGCTTTAGTGCATATATAAACTCGCTAACGGCTTCGGTATTATCTTTGGTGGGTATCAAAGATGACGACATGAGCTCAAAAGAGCAACTACTCATCGCAAAGATATTTGAGAGTAAATTTAAAGAGGATAAAGATGTAACGATAGAAGACCTTATCGGCTTTATCGCCTCTCCTTCATTTAGCAAAATCGGCGTTTTTGACATAGAAACATTTTATCCAAGCGCCGAGCGCATGAAACTAGCAATGAAGATAAACGCACTTTTAGCAAGCCCAAGCTTTAAAGGCTGGAGCGAAGGCGTTCGTCTTGATATTTCAAAAATGCTCTTTGATGCAAACGGCAAAGCAAAATGCAACATCTTTACCATATCGCATTTAAGCGATGAAGAGCGAATGTTTTTTGTAACGCTTCTACTAAACGAAGTCATCGCCTGGATGCGCACGACAGAGGGCACAAGCTCACTTAGAGCCATACTTTATATGGATGAAATTTTCGGATTTTTCCCGCCAAATTCCAATCCTCCGTCAAAAACACCTATGCTTACACTCTTAAAACAAGCCCGCGCCTTTGGTATAGGCTGTGTTTTAAGCACTCAAAACCCTGTCGATCTTGACTATAAAGGTTTATCAAATATCGGCACTTGGTTTATAGGGCGACTTCAAACAGCTCAAGACAAAGCGAGGGTGATCGACGGCCTAATAGGAATCTCAGGCTCGTCGCTTGATAAAAACGAGATAGGAAACACCATATCAAATTTAGCCAAAAGGCACTTTTTAGTTAAAAACATAAACGAAGACGGACTAAATATCATCTCGACAAGATGGGCGCTAAGCTACCTAAAAGGTTCTTTATCACGCGATCAAATTTCAAATTTAATGAACGAGAAAAAGACAAATTTACAACATAAGATAAGTAAAAATTTAGCAAAAACAGGCGGAACAAAACCCGTCTTATCAAACGAGATAGAGCAAATTTTTGCTCTAAACGAAAACAAATTTCTCTCTCCTTGTCTATTTGCAAAGGCTAAAATTCGCTACTTTGACGCCAAAAAAGGTATCGAAACAACAAAAGACGTGAGCTATCTTTATGAACTCGATGAAACGCAAAATTCCATAAACTGGCTAGAGGCATCGGAAGATTTAGATATAAGTTTAACAAGCAAAAAAGACGATGCAAGCTTTAAGGAGCTGCCAAATTTCATCCAAAACGCTAAAAATTTCAAAAATTTCGAACGCGATTTTAAAGACTTTATGTTTAGAAACCGCAAGCTAGAGCTCTTTGAAGCCATGGGGATAAATTCAACCCCAGATGAAAGCAAAGAGGAGTTTTACGTAAGACTTAGCGATAAATGCAATGAAATTTTAGAGCAAAAAACCGCTGATCTAACACAAAAATTTCAAAAAGAGCAAGCAAGGCTCGGAGATGCTTTAAGCAAGGCAACCGCAAGGCTTGAAAAAGAGCAACGAGAGATGAATGCGAGCGGTCTTGAAGCGATAATTAACATAGGCTCAAGCCTACTTGGGGCATTTTTGGGAAGCTCAAGAGGTGTTACAAAAACCAGTGTCGGTAAGATCGCCACTAGTGTAAAAAGTGCAAACAAAGTCTTAAAAAACAGAACCGACGTAAAACTTGGCGAAGAGAGTGTTGAGGCGATAAATGCTAAGATCGAGGAGTTGATCCAAAATTTCACGAACGAAGCCCAGGCACTAAAAGATAGCTATGATATAAAAAATATCACCCTAAACACCATCGCCCTTGCTCCTAAAAAAAGCGACATTTATGACGAGAAAATCGTTCTTTTGTGGAGATGATTTATAAAATTATCAGCAAATTTTAATTATCATCTCGGTTTTTAAATTTAAACAAGGTTAAGACATGAATGAAAATTTAATAGCATATTTACTAGCATACATACTAGGCGGGATACCTTTTGGGCTCGTTTTTTGCAAACTTTTTTGCAACGTAAATATCACGCACTCTGGCAGTAAAAGTATAGGCGCTACAAATGTTTTACGCGTACTAAAAGAAAAAGAGCCAAAAAAAGCCAAAAAAATAGCCGTCTTAACCGTGGTTTTTGATGTTTTAAAAGGACTTTTACCATTAATCATCGCAAAAATGATCGGACTTAGCGAGCAAACTCTTTGGGCGATGGCAGTTTTATCAGTTATAGGACACTGTTTTTCACCGTTTTTAAAATTTGAAGGCGGCAAAGGCGTGGCAACGGGAGCCGGGGTGCTTGGGTTTTTTCTACATTTTGAGCTTTTAATAGCACTTGCGGTTTGGTTTATCATTGGAAAAATACTTAAAATAAGCTCTCTAGCATCACTTCTAGCACTTGTTGCACTTGTTATCTCAAGCTTTATTTTGCACCCAAATTTAGAGATAAACTCACATGCTCCGATATTAATTATCGCCTTTATCGTGATCTATAAACACGCACCAAATATCAAACGCCTCATTTGCGGCGAAGAGAAAAAAGTGATATGACAACAAAAATCACGACTTTGATTAAGGATTATGAGTTTGAAACCATAATCGGCATGCTTGATTTTGAGCGAGTAAAGCCGCAAAAAATTCGCATAAATGCAAATTTTACAAGCGATGGTTTTATCGACTATGTTGAGATCATAAATTTCATTGAAAATTTTTACAATGAGCATAAATTTCAAAGCGTAGAAGAGTCGGTTGAAAAAATTTCAATTGCTTTAAAGCAAAAATTCAGCAATTTAACAAGTCTAAATTTAGAAATTTTAAAGTTAGAAATTTTAAAAAATGCCCTTGTGGGCGCAAAAGTAGAAAGTATTTATTAAAAATTTATTAAAGTATCTTGAAAAATTGCTTAATTTATGATACAATCGCGCTTAAATTTTAAAACAAGGAATTAAAATGAGAATTTTAATAGTTGAAGACGAGGTAACCCTAAACAAGACCATCGCGGAAGGTCTACAAGAGTTTGGTTACCAAACCGATAGCTCCGAAAATTTCAAAGATGCCGAGTATTATATCGGTATTAGAAATTACGATCTAGTGCTAACAGACTGGATGCTACCAGATGGAGACGGCGTAGACTTAATAAATGTTATCAAACACAAGTCACCTCGCACTTCTGTTGTTGTTCTTTCGGCAAAAGATGACAAAGATAGCGAGATCAAAGCGCTTCGTGCCGGTGCTGATGACTACATAAGAAAGCCATTTGATTTTGATGTTTTGGTTGCTAGAATAGAAGCTAAACTTCGCTTTGGCGGAACAAATATCATTAAGATCGACGACCTTATCATTAACCCTGACGAAGAAAAGATAACGTACCTAGGACGCGACATAGAGCTTAAAGGCAAACCTTTTGAGGTATTAACACATCTTGCTCGTCACTCTGATCAAATCGTAAGTAAAGAGCAACTTCTTGACGCTATCTGGGAAGAGCCTGAGCTAGTTACTCCAAACGTTATCGAAGTTGCGATCAACCAAATTCGCCAAAAAATGGACAAACCTTTAAATATCTCAACTATCGAAACAGTAAGAAGACGCGGATATAGATTTTGCTTTCCCAAAAAAGCTTAAGAACTAGATTTATATTACAACTGGCATCCGCATCGATGATGCTAGTTGTAATTATCTCGGTAATACTCTACTACTACATCAAAGTAACTATTTTTGAAACTGCCGTTCAGGATCTAAATTTTGAAGCAAAAAGCATAGTTGAAAACAAAGAGAAATTTAATCCAAATAATCTAAAAAATTTTGACATTCAAATACCGCATAAAACGCTAAGTAATGTCCAAATCATACACACTAACACCAAAAAAAACCAAAAACCTTACTACTCTATGCAAAAAGAGGAAACTCATGTTTTTATGACGTTAAACTACCCTTACGATAGCGATTCGTATATGATCCTTAAAAAAGATACAACTTTACAAAGTAAAATAGTAGATCAAATTCTAATCGATATCATGATGGTAAACGCAAGTGCGATACTGCTGGTGCTTTTTTATGCATTGTTGCTTTCAAGAATGATGCTAGTACCGATAAAAATACTAACAACAAAACTAATCAATCTTGATGAAAAATTTTTAAAAGAGATAGATTTTAAGCATCTTCCGGAAGAATTCTGTCCGCTTGGAAACAGTATAAATAAACTCATAAATAGAATACAAACCTTTGTAAAATACCAAAAGGAGCTTTTCGTCGGTGTTGCACATGAACTAAAAACACCACTGGCGGTCATGAAAACAAAAAACGAAGTTACTCTTTTAAAAGAGCGTGACAAAGAGCGTTATATGGAGGCGCTGGTATCAAACAACGAAGCCATAAAAACCATGAATTCCATGATAAGTTCTATCTTAGAGATCGGGCGACAAGAGGGCGCACAATTTGAAGAGCCTGTAAATGTTAATGTTATTAGTTTTTTAGAAAAGCTTGGAAACGGCTTTAAAATTTTAGCTCATCAAGAAAGCAAAGAAGTTATCTTAAATCTTGAGCCAAAAATTTTAAATATGAAAATTCAAACAACATTACTAACTCATGTTATACAAAATTTCGTTCAAAATGCTATCAAATTTTCGCCAACCGGAGCAAAAATCACAATATCTTCAAAAGTCGCAAACTCAAATTTTATAATCGAAGTTACCGATGAAGGTGTCGGCATAGATGAAAGCAAGGATCTATTTGCTCCGTTTAAGAGATTTGGCGATAAGGGCGGAGCCGGACTTGGGTTATTTTTGGCAAAAGGTGCGGCTCAAGCACTGGGAGCTACAGTAAGTATCAAAAATAGAACCGATAGAAGTGGGGCTATTTCTACACTTATCGTGCCTATACAAAATCACAGAATCAAACAAACTTCTATCGGTAAAAAAGTTTAAAACAAGGCAAAGCAAAATGGCAAAAAGAACCGCGGTTATTGATCTTGGCTCAAATTCTATGCGTATGGCGATCTTTGAGCGCACGTCGCGCTGGGCATTTTTTATACTTGGCGAATACAAAATGAAAGTTCGTATAGGAGAGGGTGGATATGGCTCAAACAATGAAATTTCAGCCCAGTCGTTACAAAAAGCATACGAAGCCTTTAGCGAATTTAAAAATATAGCCAAAAGCTACAAATGCGGTAAAATTTTATGCGTTGGCACAAGCGCTCTTCGTGACGCTCCAAATTCAAGCGAACTCATCTCACTAATCCGCAAGAAACTTGATATCGGCATAAAGGTCATAGACGGCAAAAAGGAAGCTACTTACGGTGCAATAGCCGCAAATAATCTCCTATCGCCGATAAAAGAAGCCGTAACTATAGACATAGGTGGTGGCTCAACCGAGCTAGCTCGCATAAGCAACTCAAAAATCATAGACACGATCTCTCTTGATATCGGAACAGTGCGCTTAAAAGAGCTATTTGCTAAAAACAAAAGCGAAATTTCGACTTTCGTTCAAAATATATCAAAGCAAATTCCGCCACACTTTAAATCCCAAAACATCATCGCTATCGGTGGTAGTTTGCGTGCTATCTCAACTGCAATCATAACAAAGACAAATTATCCCCTAAACACCTTGCATGGCTTTTCTTATAAACTAAGCGATCAGAAAAATTTCATACAAAGCATAATAAACGCCGACTACGACGACTTGAATAAATTTCTAATCAAAAAAGACAGACACGATACTATAAGAGAGGGTGCGCAGATATTTTTAACCATAGCAAACGCACTTGAAGCAAAAACTGTGCACACAAGCGGAGTTGGTGTGCGTGAGGGCGTATTTTTGAGTGACTTTTTGCGTCCTAGTTTAAAATTTCCACAAAATTTAAATCCAAGTGTAAAAAGCCTGCAAGATCGCTTTATGCCTACTGCAAATAAAAACATCATAAGATATGCTAAAGAAATTTTCCTAGCACTTGCGCCTATACATGAGCTTAATGAAAGCTATCTTGAGCATCTTCTAACAGCAGCAAGACTGTTTAATATCGGTCAAGAGATCGGCTTTTACGGAGATCATCAAAACTCCGCGTATCTTGTGTTAAACGGGCTAAATTTCGGCTTTACACACGAGCAAAAAACTCTAATCGCAGCCATCATCGGAACAAACGGTAAAAAAACAGTATATGAGTACGAAAGATACAAGGCACTTTTGCCAAAGCAAGAACACGTCAGATGGTTAAGCTTTATACTAACTTTAGCAAAAATTCTTGATCTAAATTGCAGTGGAACGAAGCTTAAATTTGAGCTCATAGCCCATACACTTCAAATTTACGGAGCTAAAAATTTAATAATGTCAAAAGAGGAGATAAAAAAACTTGCAAAGCCTGAGCTTTTTGCTATCTGCTTTGCTTAGTTCATACTCATCTTGTCTTTATAGTCGCTAAGGCTGTTTTTGCGCTCTTCCAAAAATGAGCCTAGCTTCTTTTTATTATCTTCAAAAAACGCTTGAAAATCCTCTTCGTTTTGTATCTTGTCTTCACCAAAGCTATCAAGCATAACATTTGAGTTGCCGACTATCACAAGATATCTGCGATTTTCATAGCTTAAAAGCATAAGCTTATTGGCCTTATCAAGATGTTTTTCATATATCACGTTTACATCACTATTTTGATTTTTAAGAAGCCAGCTAATAGACTTCGTTTTGTTTGCAGGAGCTTGGGCAGGAGCCGTAAATCCTGAAAAATTTTGCTTACCAAGCATGATCTTTTTAAACACAAACAAGAACAATAAAAGCAAGACAAGGACACCAAGGATTATAAAATACCTTGAGTCCACAACCGGATCATTACTGTTTTTAGGGGCTGATGTAGACGGGGTTTCTACTTTTACACTTGCTTGTGGCATTGTAGCTACTTGGGCCGGTGTATTTTTCGGGCTTACTCTTATGCGAAGACCAAAACCATCTGTAGTTTTTGAAGCATTTACTACGATAGGATCTTGGGATTTTAAATTTAATATAAGTGAATTCTGCTTAGGTTCGATATCAAATTCTTGTAAAATTTTAGAATTTACAGCCTTGCTTACGGTTTGATCAAAACTTAGCGAATTTAGTATCAAAGACGTTGTATTTTTCTCGCGTTTTTGAAAGATATTTCCCTCATAAGGCGCATCAAAACTTAGCATGATATCTACACGGTCTGTTCTTTCGTAGATATTATATGTAAGTAGATTAGAAGCCAAAATGGGCAAAAAAGATATTAAAAACGTAAGTAAAATTTTCATAAAAGCTCTTTTTTAAAGTATTGTATAACCGACTTAGAGTCTAAAATTTCATTGATACGGATGGCTAGGTTTTTCTCGTAAACCATAACTTCACCCTTGCCAAAAATTCTATTATTTATATAAAGCTCCACGCTCTCTCCTGCAGGCTTTTCAAGATCTACAACAGATCCTGACTCAAGCTTTAAAAGCTCATGCACGCTTATAGTAGTCGTGCCAAGTTCCGCGATAAAGTCAACTCCGATGTCCATCAACTCATCATAGCTTTTAAACAAGCCAACACTGTCTAAATTTTCTAATTTTTCCTCTTCACTCATGCTTTTTTATAGCCTATCTGAAAAGTTCGGTTTTTCATTTTATATATAAATTTTTCATCAAGCTTGACGTGAAATTTATCAACTTCACCGAGAAATTCCGGAGTTCCAAGCTTATATGCGTCATCTTCTTGTTCATTTAGTAAATTTTTTGCTTTGCCGATGATCATGTTTGCTATCTCTTTGCAAAGATCATCAAGGTCATTTCCCTCAAATTCTTTAACTCCAAAAAACGCTTCTAGAAAAATTCTTAACGTATCTTTTTTAAAAAATAGATAAAAATGATACTCTTCTTTGCCTTTATATACAGGAATACTAGCACCATAAAAGCCGTTTCCGATACTTGACCCACTTTCTAGCTTAAAGCCTAAAGTATCAGAGCAAAGATATCTAGTTGATACGTCTATAACGTTTTTCATCTTATTTCCTTAAAAATTTATGACCTCTATTATACTTTGCATTTTCTAAAAAGGTTATAAATTTAGCAACCAAGCCAGCGCCGCACAAGGTAACATTATCACTGAAAATTCGCACTCATACGGGTAGCATTATCAAAAAGGATATGAAATGAACAGACGAAATTTCTTTAAATTTAGCGCCCTGTCTGCTGCTGGCACAGTCGTAACGGCAAATAATGCACAAGCAAGCGAAGTTAAGGACAAAGCAATGGCAAGCATTATCGATATTGATCTTTGCGATGGATGTAAAGACTTTGATATACCGCGTTGCGTAAGTGCTTGTCGCACAAAAAATGAGCAAATTTTTCCTGTTCCTAAAAAACCCATCATGCCGTATTTTCCTCAAAAGAAATTTGAGGACTACTCAGATCAAAAAGATAATATCTCACGCCTAACGCCATATAATTTTACCTATATAGAAACGCTAAAGATCGATGAAAAACAGGTATTTATACCGCGCAGATGTATGCACTGCGATCATCCACCATGTCAAAAGCTCTGCCCCTTTGGAGTCATAGGCAAAAGCGACGAGGGTGCTGTAAGTATAGATAAGGATTTTTGCGTTGGCGGGGCAAAATGCAGAGATGTCTGCCCTTGGGGAGTGCCGCAACGCCAAGCAGGAGTTGGTATATATTTAAAAGTTATGCCTAAACTTGCAGGCGGAGGCGTGATGTATAAGTGCGATATGTGTGCGGACTTACTTGCTAAAAACCAAAAACCCGTATGCGAAACGGCATGCCCGAAAAATGCCATAAAATTTGGCAAAAAAGATGAGATATTTGCCATTGCAAACGAGATGAAAAAGAGCCGTTTTATATACGGCATGAATGAAAATGGCGGAACCTCCACTATATACGTAAGTTCGGTTGATTTTAACACCATAGACGAAGCTATATCTAAAAAATATAAAGACAAGTCAAAATCCGGGATAATGGATATGAAATTTCACACAAATCCTCTGCGCAACTCTCAAAATCTTGCAATGGCTACGCTAATAGCCCCTATGGCTGCATTAGGTGCTGCAAGCATAGCCGTCATAAAGAGCAAAAAGGATAAAAAATGAATGATAAAGTCATTAGACAGAGCCTGCAAAATCGCATAATCCACTGGGGTATAGCCTTTAGTATTTTTGGGCTAATTGTCACGGGAATTTTACAAATGCCGGTAGCAAAAAGATATAATATAACTAAAGTTTTCGAGTGGAGTGGGGATTATTTTTTTACTCTAAATTTGCACTATATTTTTTCGGCTACGTTAATATTTTTTAGCTTTTATCACATCTTTTATCATGGACTAAAACGTGAATTTGACATAGTTCCAAGAAAAGCAGATATCAAAAATAGCTATCTTGTCATAAAAGCAATGATAAAAAAAGACAAAGAGCCTCCAAGCCCAAAATACCTGCCAGAACAGCGTATCGCCTACGCGGCAGCCGTGTTTATCATTGCTCTTCTTATCGTAACTGGACTAATTAAAGCGTATAAAAATTTATTAGGATTTGATATATCAAATTCACTCTATACCTGGGCGGCCACTTTACATAACGTAGGTCTTGTTTTGATAATACTTTTTATCATAGCTCACTTAATAGCATTTGTCCCAAAGGCAAATAGAGCACTTTTAGGCGGTATGTTTAGCGGTAAAATAGATAAAAAATACGCAAAACACAGACATAGTTTATGGAAAATAGAGTAGAAATTTTTAAAAATTTAAGCTACTTTTAATTTTGGTAGTAAAAATGAAAAAAGAGCTGAAACAACGCAAACTAACGATATAGCGTAAAATGTATATGTTATAGTGTAAGTGTCGGCTATCTTGCCAAAAAACGGTGCGGTTATCCCGCCTATACTAACGGCAAGTCCTAGTGTAACACCGGAAGCTAGCCCTATGTGATTTGGTAAGTAACTCTGCGCTAAAACAACCATAGGGCTATATGACATACCCATAGCGGCTCCAAGCGGTATAATCACGGCAAGTGCCATATAAAAGTTGTCATTTATTGCAAATAAAAAGATCGAAAATAACAAAAAAGTAAATGCAGACTTGATAACCGTGTGGTATCCGTATCTATCAGCCAGCACCCCACCAAGAAGCGTACCCGCCGCAACAATAGCATAGTAAGTGCTTAGTATAACGCTCGCGCTTGAAGCGGAATTTCCAAATTTACTTATAAAAAACAGAGCCAAAAACGTGTTTATACCGTGAAAAACTATAGACCTACTCATGATCACAACACAAAGATAGCCAAACGCACTCCAGTCATCCTTACTCTCTTTTTGCACTATCTTTTTTGTTTTAATATATGTCCCAAGCTCGCTTATGCCCTTATAATGATATATAAATAACATAGCAAAGATAACTTGAGGCAACAAAAACCATATCATGCCTCTAAGCCCAAAAAAATAAACAACTAAAGATACGAATACCGGACCCAGTGTAAAACCTAAATTTCCGCCAAATGAAAATATACTAATATTAATCGCACGGTTATTATCGTTTGAGGCTTGGTTGATGATCTTTGCGGCTTGAGGATGAAACATCGCCATGCCTATACCGCTTATCGTTACAGCAAAACAAAGTAGATAAAAATTTGAGCTAAATCCAACACAAGACATACCGCCACCTGCTAGTATAAGCCCGATCAAAACTATATATGGGGTATTTTTCTTATCGTTTATATATCCAATAAACGGCTGGACAAACGAGCCTATGATATTTGCATACAAAACAAGCATGGCTGCGGTTGTGTAGTCATAGTTATAAGTAGCGATCAAAAATGGCAAAATAGCGCTTAATGCACCTTGATTAACATCAGAGCAAAAATGCCCAAAAGATATTAGGTATTTATAAATTTTGTTGTTTGTCATTTAATTTTGCCGAGAGTTAAATTTAAAGAGGGGCTTCTCCCTCTTTAAATTTAAAAAAGCTCCGAGATCTTATCCATCAGCTCTTTGCC
This is a stretch of genomic DNA from Campylobacter sp. RM6914. It encodes these proteins:
- a CDS encoding ATP-binding protein, whose protein sequence is MKSIQENLKLFYLGIKDKEPFFYKNKDLTTHAAIIGMTGSGKTGLGITLLEEACIDNIPSIIIDPKGDMTNLALTFENLTSDDFVPYIDENEAVNKGISISESASLQAESWRKGIESSFQEISRVKTLKESADITIYTPKSSAGVGIALLSDFHAPKMDDEESFSAYINSLTASVLSLVGIKDDDMSSKEQLLIAKIFESKFKEDKDVTIEDLIGFIASPSFSKIGVFDIETFYPSAERMKLAMKINALLASPSFKGWSEGVRLDISKMLFDANGKAKCNIFTISHLSDEERMFFVTLLLNEVIAWMRTTEGTSSLRAILYMDEIFGFFPPNSNPPSKTPMLTLLKQARAFGIGCVLSTQNPVDLDYKGLSNIGTWFIGRLQTAQDKARVIDGLIGISGSSLDKNEIGNTISNLAKRHFLVKNINEDGLNIISTRWALSYLKGSLSRDQISNLMNEKKTNLQHKISKNLAKTGGTKPVLSNEIEQIFALNENKFLSPCLFAKAKIRYFDAKKGIETTKDVSYLYELDETQNSINWLEASEDLDISLTSKKDDASFKELPNFIQNAKNFKNFERDFKDFMFRNRKLELFEAMGINSTPDESKEEFYVRLSDKCNEILEQKTADLTQKFQKEQARLGDALSKATARLEKEQREMNASGLEAIINIGSSLLGAFLGSSRGVTKTSVGKIATSVKSANKVLKNRTDVKLGEESVEAINAKIEELIQNFTNEAQALKDSYDIKNITLNTIALAPKKSDIYDEKIVLLWR
- the plsY gene encoding glycerol-3-phosphate 1-O-acyltransferase PlsY produces the protein MNENLIAYLLAYILGGIPFGLVFCKLFCNVNITHSGSKSIGATNVLRVLKEKEPKKAKKIAVLTVVFDVLKGLLPLIIAKMIGLSEQTLWAMAVLSVIGHCFSPFLKFEGGKGVATGAGVLGFFLHFELLIALAVWFIIGKILKISSLASLLALVALVISSFILHPNLEINSHAPILIIAFIVIYKHAPNIKRLICGEEKKVI
- a CDS encoding dihydroneopterin aldolase; protein product: MTTKITTLIKDYEFETIIGMLDFERVKPQKIRINANFTSDGFIDYVEIINFIENFYNEHKFQSVEESVEKISIALKQKFSNLTSLNLEILKLEILKNALVGAKVESIY
- the hsrA gene encoding homeostatic response regulator transcription factor HsrA, producing the protein MRILIVEDEVTLNKTIAEGLQEFGYQTDSSENFKDAEYYIGIRNYDLVLTDWMLPDGDGVDLINVIKHKSPRTSVVVLSAKDDKDSEIKALRAGADDYIRKPFDFDVLVARIEAKLRFGGTNIIKIDDLIINPDEEKITYLGRDIELKGKPFEVLTHLARHSDQIVSKEQLLDAIWEEPELVTPNVIEVAINQIRQKMDKPLNISTIETVRRRGYRFCFPKKA
- a CDS encoding sensor histidine kinase, producing MLVVIISVILYYYIKVTIFETAVQDLNFEAKSIVENKEKFNPNNLKNFDIQIPHKTLSNVQIIHTNTKKNQKPYYSMQKEETHVFMTLNYPYDSDSYMILKKDTTLQSKIVDQILIDIMMVNASAILLVLFYALLLSRMMLVPIKILTTKLINLDEKFLKEIDFKHLPEEFCPLGNSINKLINRIQTFVKYQKELFVGVAHELKTPLAVMKTKNEVTLLKERDKERYMEALVSNNEAIKTMNSMISSILEIGRQEGAQFEEPVNVNVISFLEKLGNGFKILAHQESKEVILNLEPKILNMKIQTTLLTHVIQNFVQNAIKFSPTGAKITISSKVANSNFIIEVTDEGVGIDESKDLFAPFKRFGDKGGAGLGLFLAKGAAQALGATVSIKNRTDRSGAISTLIVPIQNHRIKQTSIGKKV
- a CDS encoding Ppx/GppA phosphatase family protein encodes the protein MAKRTAVIDLGSNSMRMAIFERTSRWAFFILGEYKMKVRIGEGGYGSNNEISAQSLQKAYEAFSEFKNIAKSYKCGKILCVGTSALRDAPNSSELISLIRKKLDIGIKVIDGKKEATYGAIAANNLLSPIKEAVTIDIGGGSTELARISNSKIIDTISLDIGTVRLKELFAKNKSEISTFVQNISKQIPPHFKSQNIIAIGGSLRAISTAIITKTNYPLNTLHGFSYKLSDQKNFIQSIINADYDDLNKFLIKKDRHDTIREGAQIFLTIANALEAKTVHTSGVGVREGVFLSDFLRPSLKFPQNLNPSVKSLQDRFMPTANKNIIRYAKEIFLALAPIHELNESYLEHLLTAARLFNIGQEIGFYGDHQNSAYLVLNGLNFGFTHEQKTLIAAIIGTNGKKTVYEYERYKALLPKQEHVRWLSFILTLAKILDLNCSGTKLKFELIAHTLQIYGAKNLIMSKEEIKKLAKPELFAICFA
- a CDS encoding excinuclease ABC subunit A; translation: MKILLTFLISFLPILASNLLTYNIYERTDRVDIMLSFDAPYEGNIFQKREKNTTSLILNSLSFDQTVSKAVNSKILQEFDIEPKQNSLILNLKSQDPIVVNASKTTDGFGLRIRVSPKNTPAQVATMPQASVKVETPSTSAPKNSNDPVVDSRYFIILGVLVLLLLFLFVFKKIMLGKQNFSGFTAPAQAPANKTKSISWLLKNQNSDVNVIYEKHLDKANKLMLLSYENRRYLVIVGNSNVMLDSFGEDKIQNEEDFQAFFEDNKKKLGSFLEERKNSLSDYKDKMSMN
- the fliN gene encoding flagellar motor switch protein FliN: MSEEEKLENLDSVGLFKSYDELMDIGVDFIAELGTTTISVHELLKLESGSVVDLEKPAGESVELYINNRIFGKGEVMVYEKNLAIRINEILDSKSVIQYFKKELL
- a CDS encoding chemotaxis protein CheX, producing the protein MKNVIDVSTRYLCSDTLGFKLESGSSIGNGFYGASIPVYKGKEEYHFYLFFKKDTLRIFLEAFFGVKEFEGNDLDDLCKEIANMIIGKAKNLLNEQEDDAYKLGTPEFLGEVDKFHVKLDEKFIYKMKNRTFQIGYKKA
- a CDS encoding 4Fe-4S dicluster domain-containing protein, which translates into the protein MNRRNFFKFSALSAAGTVVTANNAQASEVKDKAMASIIDIDLCDGCKDFDIPRCVSACRTKNEQIFPVPKKPIMPYFPQKKFEDYSDQKDNISRLTPYNFTYIETLKIDEKQVFIPRRCMHCDHPPCQKLCPFGVIGKSDEGAVSIDKDFCVGGAKCRDVCPWGVPQRQAGVGIYLKVMPKLAGGGVMYKCDMCADLLAKNQKPVCETACPKNAIKFGKKDEIFAIANEMKKSRFIYGMNENGGTSTIYVSSVDFNTIDEAISKKYKDKSKSGIMDMKFHTNPLRNSQNLAMATLIAPMAALGAASIAVIKSKKDKK
- a CDS encoding formate dehydrogenase subunit gamma — protein: MNDKVIRQSLQNRIIHWGIAFSIFGLIVTGILQMPVAKRYNITKVFEWSGDYFFTLNLHYIFSATLIFFSFYHIFYHGLKREFDIVPRKADIKNSYLVIKAMIKKDKEPPSPKYLPEQRIAYAAAVFIIALLIVTGLIKAYKNLLGFDISNSLYTWAATLHNVGLVLIILFIIAHLIAFVPKANRALLGGMFSGKIDKKYAKHRHSLWKIE